The genomic DNA GAAAAGTATTATAAACATAATTATAACCAAACTGCTACCTAAAAAGCCCCATTCTTCGCCTACGGTACAAAAAATAAAGTCGGTACTTTGTTCAGGAACAAATTTGTATTTTGTTTGTGTACCTTGTAAAAACCCTTTTCCACTGAGCCCTCCCGAGCCAATAGCAATAAGCGACTGATGAACATTATATCCGGCTCCGTGGAAATCGGTTTTTTTACCCAATAAAACTTCTATACGAGTTTTTTGGTGTTCTTGTAATATATTTTCAAAAGCATAATCAACAGAAAACACAAAGGCTACAATAATGGCGAATATGCTAAAAAGGGTAAATAAGTTTTTTCTTACTTTTTGGGTTATAAGAAATAGCACTATAGTAATAGCAGTAATAACACCTAATACTAAATATTTACCTGCCATGAGTGTAAATACAAACAGAATAACTATAACAAAGCCTAAAATCAAAAAGTTACCACTAAAACCTTCACGATATAAAACTAAAATAAAAGCCACATACACCAAGGCGGAACCCGTATCATTTTGAAGTAAAATTAAGCCTAATGGGATAATTAAAAGTGTTGCTGCAATAATTACATTTCTTGGTTTTTTTAAATTGATATTCAGCCCACTCAGGTAACGCGCTAAAGCCAAATTAGTTGCAACCTTAGCAAATTCTGCGGGTTGAAGAGAGAATCCACCAATATGTATCCACGATTTTGATCCTGCTATTTCTTTCCCGAAGAACAAAACAGCAACCAATAATAACATAGCCACTCCATATATTAAATAGGAAAAGGAGGTGAAAAATTTCATATCAATCATCATAATGATAAAAGCCAAGATGACGGATGTTGCTATCCATACAAGTTGCATTCCGTAACGTTGAGATCGATCAAATAAAGAAGGGTGTTCCGGATTATAAACGGCAGAATAGATACTAAAAAGACCCATAGAAACCAGTAGCAGATACATAATTACCAGCCACCAATCAATATTATGATATATGCTTTTCCTCTGTCTCATTAACGTGGAATCAAATCGGCATCTAAAATTCTTTTTTCTTTCTTTTTTCTCTTTATTTCACCGTAGAAATATTTTTCCATCATCAGGCTGGCTATTGGAGCAGCCCAAGTTCCTCCATAATCACCTGCATTTTCAACTACAACAGCAATAGCTATTTTAGGATTTTCTTTTGGAGCAAAAGCAATAAAAACACTATGATCTTTTCCGTGTGGATTTTGAACGGTACCCGTTTTTCCACATACAATAATGGAGTCGAGAGATGCTCGCCAAGCAGTACCTCCCACTTCAGCAACATGTTCCATTCCCTCAATTACCTTTTCAAAATGTTTTTTATCAACCGGAATATTATTCTTTATTTTTGCCGTTAGTGTATAATTATCGGGTTTATCAATGGCTCTCACTAAGTGTGGAGAGTAGTAAAATCCACGATTAGCAATAGCTGCTGTCATATTCGCCAGCTGAATAGGCGTAATTAATATTTCTCCTTGTCCGATAGATAAAGAACGTACTGTTAGGGCATTCCAGCGACCGCGATATAGCTTATCATAATATGCCGCTGTAGGTATATTTCCTCTGCTTTCGTACATTAAATCCGTATTAAATTTTTCGCCTAAGCCAAAGCTTTTTACAATAGCGTACCATTTTTCATAGGCTTTATGAGTATTTGAATATTTAGGGTTGTTTAGTATACTCTTAAAAACTTGCCAGAAAAATGGATTGCACGACTGTTGAATACCGTAAACTAAAGATAATGGTGTATCGTGATAGTGTGTACATTTTATTGGTGTAGATTCCGGTCCCTCGCAGCTAAATTTAGTTTGAGCCGTAATAGCATGCTCTTCTAATCCCACCAAAGCATTTATTAACTTAAAAGTAGAACCCGGAGGATAGCTGGCCATTAAGGCTCGATTATAAAGAGGTTTTAAACTGTCTTTAACTAAAAGATTAAAGTTTTTGCCCCGTTTACGGCCGACTAACATAGCCGGATTAAAAGAAGGACTTGATACTAAACTTAATATTTCGCCACTCGACGGTTCAATAGCTACAATACTTCCAATTTTATTTTGCATAAGGGTTTCGCCATATGCCTGAAGTTCTAAATCCAAACCCGTATATAGGTTTTCACCTTGTACCGCTAGAGTATCAAAACGGCCATCTTTATAACTTCCTTTTACTCTATTAAAAACATCAACCATTACATATTCTGAGCCTTTGCTGCCACGCAATACCCTTTCGTAATATTTTTCCAAACCGCTTTTTCCGATATAATCACCTGATTTATAATAACTGTCGCGTTTTAAATCTTTACGGCTTACTTCTCCAACATCACCTAAGTTTAATGC from Bacteroidales bacterium includes the following:
- the rodA gene encoding rod shape-determining protein RodA, producing MRQRKSIYHNIDWWLVIMYLLLVSMGLFSIYSAVYNPEHPSLFDRSQRYGMQLVWIATSVILAFIIMMIDMKFFTSFSYLIYGVAMLLLVAVLFFGKEIAGSKSWIHIGGFSLQPAEFAKVATNLALARYLSGLNINLKKPRNVIIAATLLIIPLGLILLQNDTGSALVYVAFILVLYREGFSGNFLILGFVIVILFVFTLMAGKYLVLGVITAITIVLFLITQKVRKNLFTLFSIFAIIVAFVFSVDYAFENILQEHQKTRIEVLLGKKTDFHGAGYNVHQSLIAIGSGGLSGKGFLQGTQTKYKFVPEQSTDFIFCTVGEEWGFLGSSLVIIMFIILFIRLLYVADRQRSAFSRIYGYGVASILFFHLAVNIGMTIGLSPVIGIPLPFFSYGGSSLWAFTILLFIFIKMDSYRLELL
- a CDS encoding penicillin-binding protein 2 codes for the protein LMIIPNQLKSIDTNQFCNLLNISKKDFLKYYTKARKYSPYKASLFMGQLPKEEFSYLQEILYDFPGFYVQKRTLRRYPFSVAALNLGDVGEVSRKDLKRDSYYKSGDYIGKSGLEKYYERVLRGSKGSEYVMVDVFNRVKGSYKDGRFDTLAVQGENLYTGLDLELQAYGETLMQNKIGSIVAIEPSSGEILSLVSSPSFNPAMLVGRKRGKNFNLLVKDSLKPLYNRALMASYPPGSTFKLINALVGLEEHAITAQTKFSCEGPESTPIKCTHYHDTPLSLVYGIQQSCNPFFWQVFKSILNNPKYSNTHKAYEKWYAIVKSFGLGEKFNTDLMYESRGNIPTAAYYDKLYRGRWNALTVRSLSIGQGEILITPIQLANMTAAIANRGFYYSPHLVRAIDKPDNYTLTAKIKNNIPVDKKHFEKVIEGMEHVAEVGGTAWRASLDSIIVCGKTGTVQNPHGKDHSVFIAFAPKENPKIAIAVVVENAGDYGGTWAAPIASLMMEKYFYGEIKRKKKEKRILDADLIPR